The following are from one region of the Etheostoma spectabile isolate EspeVRDwgs_2016 unplaced genomic scaffold, UIUC_Espe_1.0 scaffold272, whole genome shotgun sequence genome:
- the LOC116685848 gene encoding uncharacterized protein LOC116685848 has protein sequence MESQLELQLESYQDSQLEKGAQLESQLEAHRDSQLDLGAKLESKLESQLDLYQDSQQEQWSEVESQLESYQDSQLDLGAQLESQLESLLDSYQDSQLDLGAQLESQLESLLDSYQDSQQEQWSEVESQLESYWDSQRDLGAQLESQLESQLDLYRDSQQEQWSEVESQLESYRESQLDLGAQLESQLESYRDSQLDLGAQLESQLESYRDSQLDLGAQLEFQLESQLDSYRDLQQEQWSEVESQLESYRESQLDLAVQLESQLDLNRDSQQEQWSEVESQLESYRD, from the coding sequence ATGGAGTCTCAGTTGGAGTTGCAGCTTGAATCATATCAGGATTCACAGCTGGAGAAGGGGGCCCAGTTGGAGTCACAGCTGGAGGCACATCGGGATTCACAGCTGGATCTAGGGgccaagctggaatcaaagctGGAGTCACAGCTGGATTTATATCAGGATTCACAGCAGGAGCAGTGGTCAGAGGTGGAGTCTCAGCTGGAGTCATATCAGGATTCACAGCTGGATCTAGGGGCCCAGCTGGAGTCACAGCTGGAGTCCCTGCTGGATTCATATCAGGATTCACAGCTGGATCTAGGGGCCCAGCTGGAGTCACAGCTGGAGTCCCTGCTGGATTCATATCAGGATTCACAGCAGGAGCAGTGGTCAGAGGTTGAGTCACAGCTGGAATCATATTGGGATTCACAGCGGGATCTAGGGGCCCAGCTGGAGTCACAGCTGGAGTCACAGTTGGATTTATATCGGGATTCACAGCAGGAGCAGTGGTCAGAGGTGGAGTCTCAGCTGGAGTCGTATCGGGAATCACAGCTGGATCTAGGGGCCCAGCTGGAGTCACAGCTGGAATCATATCGGGATTCACAGCTGGATCTAGGGGCCCAGCTGGAGTCACAGCTGGAATCATATCGGGATTCACAGCTGGATCTAGGGGCCCAGCTGGAGTTCCAGCTGGAGTCCCAGCTGGATTCATATCGGGATTTACAGCAGGAGCAGTGGTCAGAGGTGGAGTCACAGCTGGAGTCATATCGGGAATCACAGCTGGATCTAGCTGTCCAGCTGGAGTCACAGCTGGATTTAAATCGGGATTCTCAGCAGGAGCAGTGGTCAGAGGTGGAGTCACAACTGGAGTCATATCGGGATTAA